A region from the Geobacter benzoatilyticus genome encodes:
- the dnaG gene encoding DNA primase: MKMIPDHIKREILSYGADNIVSIVGEYVPLKKTARAYVACCPFHEEKTPSFTVDPGRKTWRCFGACSEGGDVAKFLMKIDGITFPASLEVLARKGGITIPNGGSKEESERRNLLNVLRRAQQFYHNSLLQNQNGAKAYVGSRMTDAMVGQFGIGFAPVGGKTLVEYLDKERLPLDVAEKAGLIRKDAAGGYRDTFRGRVMFPIRDKAGYIIAFAGRTISATAARYKYMNSPETPLFRKSATLFGLDGAIEAMKLQGEVNVVEGYIDLMQMWSAGINNVVATCGTAFTREHAAILKRYVRRLNLMFDGDDAGRKAHQKAIILAVKEEMKATAFIFPEGQDPDSFYRNGGKTENLVTMSGFDFLKQSGVEMNATMQNLHRLERLENGVAYMARSIPDVARLLARRGNLGELFSPEFLPDIEEIITHHGGART, from the coding sequence ATGAAAATGATACCTGACCATATCAAGAGGGAGATCCTTTCCTACGGAGCGGACAATATCGTCTCCATAGTTGGGGAATACGTACCTCTCAAGAAAACAGCGCGGGCCTATGTGGCATGCTGCCCCTTTCACGAAGAAAAGACGCCGTCTTTTACCGTGGACCCGGGCAGAAAAACCTGGCGCTGTTTCGGCGCCTGCTCTGAAGGGGGAGATGTCGCCAAGTTTCTGATGAAAATTGACGGCATCACTTTCCCTGCCTCTCTCGAAGTTCTCGCCAGGAAGGGAGGAATCACTATCCCCAATGGCGGCTCCAAAGAGGAGAGCGAACGGAGGAACCTGCTGAATGTACTGCGAAGGGCTCAGCAGTTCTACCACAACAGCCTGCTGCAAAATCAGAACGGCGCAAAGGCATACGTCGGCTCCCGGATGACCGATGCAATGGTCGGGCAGTTCGGAATCGGCTTCGCACCGGTCGGCGGGAAAACCCTTGTGGAGTATCTCGACAAGGAAAGGCTCCCGCTTGATGTCGCGGAAAAGGCCGGGCTGATAAGAAAAGACGCTGCCGGCGGCTACCGGGACACTTTCCGGGGGCGCGTGATGTTCCCCATCAGGGATAAAGCGGGGTACATCATCGCCTTTGCCGGCCGAACAATCAGTGCAACCGCTGCACGATACAAATACATGAACAGCCCGGAGACGCCTCTTTTCAGGAAGTCGGCGACCCTTTTCGGACTGGACGGTGCCATCGAAGCGATGAAATTACAAGGCGAGGTCAATGTGGTCGAAGGCTACATAGACCTCATGCAAATGTGGTCTGCCGGCATAAACAACGTCGTCGCCACCTGCGGGACGGCATTCACCCGGGAGCATGCCGCTATTCTGAAGCGCTATGTCCGGCGTCTGAACCTGATGTTCGATGGAGACGACGCCGGCAGAAAGGCTCATCAAAAGGCAATAATTTTGGCCGTAAAGGAAGAGATGAAGGCCACGGCTTTCATCTTCCCGGAAGGCCAGGACCCTGATTCTTTCTACAGGAACGGCGGTAAAACGGAAAATCTCGTCACCATGTCCGGCTTCGACTTTCTGAAGCAGTCCGGCGTTGAAATGAACGCCACGATGCAGAACCTTCACCGTCTTGAACGGTTGGAGAACGGGGTCGCGTACATGGCAAGATCGATTCCCGATGTCGCCAGGCTGCTGGCCAGGCGGGGGAATCTGGGAGAGCTTTTCAGTCCTGAGTTTCTCCCGGACATCGAGGAAATCATAACCCATCATGGAGGAGCACGAACATGA
- a CDS encoding integration host factor subunit alpha: MTKADLADRIQEKISCQKKEAVELVELVMETLKDAIATEGHVKISGFGNFVVRQKADRTGRNPQTGEAITISSRKVLTFKPSLILKNRINHEP, from the coding sequence ATGACGAAAGCCGATTTAGCCGACAGAATTCAGGAAAAGATCTCTTGCCAGAAGAAGGAAGCCGTTGAACTGGTGGAACTCGTCATGGAAACGCTCAAAGATGCCATTGCGACCGAAGGGCATGTGAAGATTAGCGGCTTCGGGAATTTTGTCGTTCGGCAAAAGGCCGACAGAACCGGAAGGAACCCGCAGACCGGGGAGGCAATCACCATTTCGTCACGGAAGGTCCTGACATTCAAGCCGAGCCTTATATTGAAGAATAGGATTAATCATGAACCTTAA
- the istB gene encoding IS21-like element helper ATPase IstB — translation MLTQPTIEKLNSMKLTAMARAFADQMQCPDMAQLSFEERFGLIVDYQMTDLENRRMQNRLKNAKLRLSASIEDLDFRQGRGVDRSQVMSLAGNQWVKSHHNILVTGPTGAGKSYLACALAQKACRDGHSVLYQRVPRLLQEIAVSRLDGRYNKIIAPLTKCEVLILDDMLISPLTREEQRELLEIVEERYDRKATVITSQLPVRAWHDAMQDPTLADAILDRLVHNAYKLELRGESMRRKRSVLDQKTETVTE, via the coding sequence ATGCTGACACAACCGACCATCGAGAAGCTGAACTCGATGAAACTGACAGCCATGGCTAGGGCCTTTGCGGACCAGATGCAATGCCCGGACATGGCACAGCTCTCCTTTGAAGAGCGCTTCGGCCTGATCGTGGACTACCAGATGACCGATCTGGAAAACCGGCGGATGCAGAACCGACTCAAGAACGCCAAGCTCAGGCTGTCTGCCTCGATCGAGGATCTGGACTTCCGCCAGGGAAGAGGTGTTGACCGCTCACAGGTCATGTCCCTTGCCGGGAATCAGTGGGTGAAGAGCCATCACAACATCCTGGTGACCGGGCCGACCGGCGCCGGCAAGAGTTACCTGGCCTGTGCGCTGGCACAGAAAGCCTGCCGGGACGGTCACTCTGTTCTCTACCAGAGAGTGCCGCGGCTGCTTCAGGAGATCGCGGTATCCAGGCTCGATGGCCGCTACAACAAGATCATTGCGCCGCTAACCAAATGCGAGGTGCTGATTCTGGACGACATGCTCATCTCTCCCCTGACGCGGGAGGAACAGCGGGAACTGCTGGAGATCGTCGAGGAACGTTATGACCGCAAGGCAACCGTTATCACCAGCCAGCTGCCGGTGAGGGCCTGGCATGATGCCATGCAGGATCCGACTCTGGCTGACGCCATACTGGACAGACTGGTGCACAATGCCTACAAGCTGGAACTGAGGGGTGAATCCATGAGACGAAAACGATCCGTGCTTGACCAGAAAACAGAAACTGTGACAGAGTAA
- a CDS encoding type II toxin-antitoxin system HipA family toxin, which produces MTAALLVRIDDVVVGRLWLDEKKRFCFQYDNEWLERSKIPLSLSLPLRPDPYLDDESHPFFANLLPEEKIRAVIARNLGVSVNNDFGLLERIGGDCAGAVSLYPETGKPKHEPSRYRQLSPDELDAIIRELPRRPLLAGEKGIRLSLAGAQKKLPVFYDDEHFHLGYGNLPSNYIIKPAIEDLDGTVENEAFCMALAHEIGLDVPRSFIYQHEETRVFVVKRYDRVVKADETRRLHQEDFCQALGIPPEFKYETEGGPSLVACFSLLRNSSIRSGKDVLSLLNWVIFNYLIGNSDAHGKNISLLLLPEGPMLAPFYDLLSTRIYAHYGLAEGLAMKIGGENDPGAIQKKHWELFAEEVGIKPRLVLTRVADLAQKIQDARLQLFNGAFAPFRCDALYRLMEFMGEQAEKTLRRIA; this is translated from the coding sequence ATGACCGCGGCCCTGCTGGTAAGAATTGATGATGTCGTGGTAGGTCGGCTTTGGCTGGACGAGAAGAAGCGCTTCTGTTTCCAGTACGACAATGAGTGGCTGGAGCGTTCGAAAATCCCTCTGTCGCTCTCGTTGCCGTTGCGGCCGGACCCTTATCTCGACGACGAGTCGCATCCCTTTTTCGCCAACCTCCTTCCCGAAGAGAAGATCCGGGCCGTAATTGCCAGGAATCTCGGTGTTTCCGTGAATAACGACTTCGGGCTGCTGGAGCGGATCGGTGGGGATTGCGCCGGTGCGGTTTCTCTTTATCCCGAGACCGGGAAACCTAAGCACGAGCCCAGCAGATATCGCCAGCTTTCGCCGGATGAGCTGGATGCTATCATCAGGGAACTGCCACGGCGACCGCTTCTCGCCGGTGAGAAGGGGATTCGCCTCTCCCTTGCCGGGGCACAGAAGAAGCTGCCGGTCTTCTACGATGACGAACACTTCCATCTCGGGTACGGCAATCTCCCTTCAAATTACATCATCAAGCCGGCGATCGAGGATCTGGACGGCACGGTCGAAAATGAGGCCTTTTGCATGGCCCTGGCCCATGAGATCGGCCTGGATGTGCCCCGATCGTTCATCTACCAGCATGAGGAGACCAGGGTATTTGTCGTCAAACGGTATGATCGTGTCGTCAAGGCTGATGAGACAAGAAGGCTCCATCAGGAGGATTTCTGCCAGGCGCTCGGGATTCCGCCCGAGTTCAAGTACGAGACCGAAGGGGGCCCGTCGCTGGTGGCCTGCTTCAGCCTCCTGCGCAATTCCAGCATCAGGTCGGGCAAGGACGTGCTGTCTCTCTTGAACTGGGTGATCTTCAACTACCTGATCGGCAACTCCGACGCCCATGGAAAGAACATTTCCCTGCTGCTGCTGCCGGAAGGGCCGATGCTTGCCCCATTCTACGATCTTCTTTCAACCAGGATCTACGCCCATTACGGCCTGGCGGAAGGCCTGGCCATGAAGATCGGCGGCGAGAACGATCCGGGCGCGATCCAGAAGAAGCATTGGGAGCTGTTCGCCGAGGAGGTCGGCATCAAGCCGCGGCTTGTTCTGACCCGCGTCGCCGATCTTGCGCAGAAAATCCAGGATGCCCGCCTACAGCTCTTCAATGGCGCCTTTGCACCCTTCAGATGTGATGCGCTTTACCGCTTGATGGAATTCATGGGGGAGCAGGCGGAGAAGACCCTGCGCAGGATAGCTTAG
- a CDS encoding helix-turn-helix domain-containing protein, protein MKITNPEDLGRIIKQKRKEDGLTLEEAAAVCGVSYAFLSALENGKETVRLNKVLQVLKCLGIELEAKPRTWSAPGDEA, encoded by the coding sequence GTGAAGATAACAAATCCGGAAGATTTAGGGCGGATCATCAAACAGAAGCGCAAAGAGGATGGGCTAACCCTGGAGGAGGCGGCCGCAGTCTGCGGGGTGAGCTATGCCTTTCTGTCGGCCCTGGAGAATGGCAAGGAGACGGTTCGCCTGAACAAGGTGCTTCAGGTCCTCAAGTGCCTGGGGATCGAACTGGAAGCAAAACCGCGGACGTGGTCGGCGCCGGGAGATGAAGCATGA
- a CDS encoding ATP-binding protein, which translates to MGRLSAMRLGSRLQVQSATAQDSHINILDIDWEAFSQDPEMMAEDVDVEPYIGPAKTDPEYHGTKLFISGLQGNWSPARIRDVAQTQFAKLSDPFSRSKRRYRVAITFNSDRIEIPRIEEVLFEHAHAICKGKYIVKQGTPRLEIYLRYENEEKQIISELPDIRSLTKDFYSDVARSALTTVGPFNFELYWFNRKRFNEIDTTGLRNQIRDWQKLWAGIMLFRDNYRVFPYGEESDDWLGLDRRALAASGYKLNKAQFVGRVAISRLKNQYLIDQTNREGLKDCDEKAVLIAIMKYTIQTELKSFMEDVDSAKRTEAQDLDFSLAKKKVDLLENRAKKSISELQKRHKGDAASFTELNDIFQEMQHYFVLAKERAEQIEDERLRMIQLAGVGLMIEVVAHELARATEHTLTLLNSAESDKLSNEVESLFGSLRHQMKTINKRLRVLDPLSVSGRQRKETFDFVALLKESLDSRSAQFERHGIGLSISIDEGQSKKVYVNAVRGMMVQIIENLLANSVYWLKIEREDNIEFKPKIAISLTSDPFVLKFTDNGPGVRPERKEIIFRAFYSTKAATTRQGLGLFIARDCANYHNGKLYLSSEPTFHRDRLNTFILELPKEILK; encoded by the coding sequence GTGGGCCGTCTTTCGGCAATGCGACTTGGTTCGCGTCTTCAAGTCCAATCCGCTACTGCCCAAGATTCTCATATAAACATTCTCGATATTGATTGGGAGGCGTTCTCCCAAGATCCAGAAATGATGGCAGAGGATGTTGACGTTGAGCCTTACATTGGGCCAGCAAAAACTGATCCCGAATATCACGGCACAAAGTTGTTTATATCAGGCCTTCAGGGAAATTGGTCCCCAGCCAGAATCAGAGATGTTGCTCAGACTCAATTTGCAAAACTTTCTGATCCCTTTTCACGTTCCAAGCGCCGATATAGAGTTGCCATAACTTTTAACAGTGATCGAATTGAGATTCCGAGAATTGAGGAGGTTCTCTTCGAGCATGCGCACGCAATTTGTAAAGGGAAATATATAGTTAAACAGGGAACACCAAGACTTGAAATCTATTTAAGATACGAGAACGAAGAGAAACAAATTATTTCAGAACTTCCTGATATAAGAAGCCTGACAAAGGATTTCTATTCTGATGTCGCAAGATCAGCGCTGACCACTGTAGGCCCTTTCAACTTCGAGCTTTACTGGTTCAATAGAAAACGCTTCAACGAGATCGACACAACAGGTTTGCGTAATCAGATTAGAGATTGGCAAAAGCTCTGGGCAGGAATTATGTTATTCCGCGATAACTACCGTGTTTTTCCTTATGGCGAAGAAAGCGATGACTGGCTTGGTCTAGATCGACGAGCTCTAGCAGCTTCTGGATACAAGTTGAACAAAGCTCAATTCGTCGGCAGGGTTGCAATTTCAAGACTCAAGAACCAATATTTAATCGATCAAACGAATCGTGAAGGCTTGAAAGATTGCGACGAGAAAGCAGTATTGATTGCAATTATGAAATATACCATTCAAACAGAGTTGAAGTCGTTTATGGAAGATGTAGATTCTGCCAAACGAACTGAAGCTCAAGATCTTGATTTTTCTCTTGCGAAGAAAAAAGTAGATCTACTTGAAAATCGTGCAAAAAAATCGATATCCGAGTTGCAGAAACGACATAAAGGTGATGCAGCAAGTTTTACTGAGCTTAATGATATTTTTCAGGAAATGCAGCACTATTTTGTTTTAGCAAAAGAACGAGCAGAACAAATTGAAGATGAACGATTGAGGATGATACAATTAGCCGGCGTTGGTCTAATGATTGAGGTAGTTGCACACGAACTTGCGCGTGCGACAGAACATACCTTGACATTACTTAACTCAGCTGAGAGTGATAAGTTATCTAATGAAGTAGAATCTTTGTTTGGCAGCTTAAGGCATCAAATGAAGACAATCAATAAGAGATTGAGAGTTCTTGATCCTTTAAGTGTTTCTGGACGCCAACGTAAAGAAACTTTTGACTTTGTTGCTCTGTTGAAAGAATCTCTTGATTCAAGATCGGCACAATTTGAAAGGCACGGAATAGGTCTAAGTATATCTATTGATGAAGGTCAGAGCAAGAAAGTATATGTTAATGCTGTGCGTGGAATGATGGTACAAATAATAGAAAATCTATTAGCAAATTCAGTTTATTGGCTCAAAATTGAGAGAGAAGACAATATAGAATTTAAACCAAAAATAGCTATATCCTTGACATCAGATCCATTTGTTTTGAAATTTACTGACAACGGCCCAGGGGTAAGACCTGAACGCAAGGAAATTATTTTTAGAGCTTTTTATTCAACAAAGGCTGCAACGACCCGTCAGGGGCTCGGGTTGTTTATCGCCAGAGATTGTGCAAATTATCATAACGGCAAATTATATCTATCCTCTGAGCCAACATTTCATCGCGATAGATTAAATACTTTCATTCTTGAGCTGCCAAAGGAAATATTGAAATGA
- a CDS encoding DUF262 domain-containing protein codes for MREEATSSFLHLLSVTDVAGWQIPSLLQKSKGVTAKLPALQRSAVWKPRQVEMLWDSLLNGFPVGSFLLTPFRKDLKTQNFLYEIAGLEAGNEAEYHLLDGQQRCNAISLAFINSWDTKITCSAALWIDLDTDDIADERRFVFRVVTRSHPWGYQRSDPSKTLEYQKRRKALSSYYQAYKWSHDDQEVVDGLFGTSTLIRHAWPWDARCPVPVPFLIDAVTQSPHSVWGILDKLMEERLPYWRALDSGDFQDICWKRRWSTLRDNPTAMMDGLCEGLHRLVRTDRSPSLLIPALILPRLITGAPSQEEDLAQSAGPTLDSIRQDPVETLFIRVNSAGTPLQGEELNYSILKSIWPGAQDVVETLSTGIMAPSRLVALISRLVVAKSSSDDKRPPAALDVTRFRRLVHGRDPQCRSFLASIQDYLSHGKGLFDLARKLLNLQCGDAHTYRLPPVVAADIARKSPEIFFIFLFWLDRLKDAGIDPTTFDQRVHRRLVGALTALSWFKEDEVLCGVLLWTRLQGLSGDNLQEMFSVGGLKSCISVGESGKLPLIPLLPPDLLKEAVELSLRGLRNGTNQRWQTWRWWDNFTESLPKSERVRSWYTRKVKEHDDEVDYRREAWPKFADRLWGMKEMVLYAQREWLVRWFSDFDPASPDQLEDTDRPWDFDHIHPQKYIYGKWNMPQILKDWHGSIGNLRAWPFELNRSDGETTPCSKLKDAGEESSRFFPTTTSCKKGPYKEVILASSIPLRDWSHWEASTPLTDPFPANYLAKPEDFGQCRVSLLNAITRRWIYLYKQWYDNLLIKDLFV; via the coding sequence ATGCGGGAAGAAGCGACCTCTTCTTTTCTTCACTTACTCTCGGTGACTGATGTGGCGGGTTGGCAGATCCCATCGCTGCTACAAAAGTCAAAAGGAGTAACTGCAAAACTGCCGGCACTTCAGCGTAGCGCTGTCTGGAAGCCTCGCCAAGTCGAAATGCTGTGGGATTCATTGCTGAATGGATTTCCTGTCGGTTCCTTTTTGCTGACTCCCTTCCGGAAGGATCTAAAGACGCAGAACTTTCTATACGAAATCGCTGGGCTAGAGGCAGGAAATGAAGCAGAGTACCATCTTCTGGACGGACAGCAGAGATGCAATGCAATTTCTCTAGCATTCATTAATTCTTGGGATACAAAGATAACCTGCTCTGCTGCGCTTTGGATTGATCTCGATACAGACGATATTGCTGACGAGAGGAGGTTCGTCTTTAGAGTAGTGACGAGATCCCATCCATGGGGATACCAGCGCAGTGATCCTTCAAAGACCCTCGAGTACCAAAAACGCAGAAAGGCTCTGAGCAGTTATTACCAAGCCTACAAATGGTCACACGATGACCAGGAAGTTGTTGATGGCCTCTTTGGAACCAGCACCTTGATCAGACATGCTTGGCCTTGGGATGCCCGTTGCCCTGTCCCAGTCCCTTTTTTGATTGATGCGGTAACTCAATCGCCGCATAGTGTATGGGGCATTTTGGATAAGCTGATGGAGGAGCGACTTCCTTACTGGAGAGCGCTAGATTCCGGAGATTTCCAGGACATTTGCTGGAAACGTAGATGGAGCACACTGCGCGACAACCCTACCGCTATGATGGATGGGCTGTGCGAGGGCCTTCACCGTCTTGTTCGAACTGATCGCTCTCCTTCATTACTTATCCCCGCTCTCATTCTTCCTCGCCTCATAACAGGTGCTCCGTCTCAAGAGGAAGACTTGGCACAGTCTGCTGGACCAACACTTGATTCCATTCGCCAAGACCCTGTAGAGACCCTCTTTATCAGAGTGAATTCTGCAGGAACCCCACTGCAGGGAGAGGAGCTTAACTACTCAATTCTTAAATCCATATGGCCTGGTGCTCAGGACGTGGTGGAAACCTTGAGCACTGGAATAATGGCTCCTTCTCGCCTTGTTGCCCTTATTTCGAGGCTAGTAGTGGCGAAAAGTTCATCCGATGACAAAAGGCCTCCCGCAGCTTTGGATGTAACGCGGTTCCGGCGGTTGGTGCATGGGCGGGATCCTCAATGTCGATCCTTTTTGGCATCGATTCAAGATTACCTATCTCATGGCAAGGGTCTTTTCGACCTCGCCAGGAAGTTGCTGAACTTGCAATGTGGCGATGCCCACACCTACCGGCTGCCGCCTGTCGTGGCCGCGGATATCGCTCGTAAATCTCCAGAAATCTTCTTTATCTTCCTTTTTTGGCTGGATAGATTGAAGGACGCTGGGATCGACCCCACCACCTTCGATCAGAGAGTTCACCGCCGGTTGGTTGGGGCACTGACAGCTCTCTCTTGGTTCAAAGAAGATGAGGTCCTCTGCGGAGTTCTCCTGTGGACGAGGCTGCAAGGGCTTTCGGGTGACAACCTTCAAGAAATGTTCTCAGTCGGAGGGCTGAAAAGCTGCATTAGTGTTGGCGAAAGTGGGAAGTTGCCATTAATACCCTTGTTACCGCCTGACCTTTTGAAGGAGGCGGTAGAGCTTTCTCTTAGGGGGTTGCGTAATGGCACAAACCAGCGCTGGCAAACCTGGAGATGGTGGGATAACTTTACGGAGTCTCTACCCAAGAGCGAGAGAGTGAGAAGTTGGTACACCCGGAAGGTAAAAGAGCATGATGATGAGGTCGACTATCGGCGCGAAGCATGGCCTAAATTTGCGGACCGGTTATGGGGAATGAAAGAAATGGTCCTCTATGCTCAAAGAGAATGGCTTGTCCGCTGGTTTTCTGACTTTGACCCTGCCAGCCCCGACCAGCTAGAAGATACTGACCGCCCATGGGATTTCGACCACATTCATCCGCAGAAATATATTTACGGAAAATGGAACATGCCGCAGATTCTGAAGGACTGGCACGGGTCAATTGGCAACTTGCGAGCATGGCCTTTTGAACTGAATCGAAGCGATGGCGAAACAACGCCTTGCTCAAAGCTAAAAGACGCCGGTGAGGAGTCATCAAGATTCTTTCCCACGACAACGAGCTGCAAAAAGGGTCCTTATAAAGAAGTTATTTTAGCAAGTTCCATCCCACTGCGGGATTGGTCACACTGGGAGGCTTCCACTCCCCTGACCGATCCGTTCCCTGCCAACTATCTTGCCAAACCTGAAGACTTTGGGCAGTGCAGGGTTTCCCTCCTCAATGCCATTACCCGCCGATGGATCTACCTGTACAAGCAATGGTACGATAATTTACTTATAAAAGACCTGTTCGTGTAA
- the istA gene encoding IS21 family transposase — MRKIREILRLVWSCNQSRRDTSRTCGVGKSTVDDTINRAVAAGFSWPLPADLDDEALELRLYPPVVNPASRKLPQPDWRALHDELVKHKKLTLMLLWQEYKEGEPSGYQYSQFCELYRQWRKKLDRSMRQEHRAGEKFFVDYSGQTVPVVDATTGEVRDAQMFVGVMGGSNQTYADATWTQSLADWTGSHVRAFGFMDAVPHCIVPDNLLSAVTKTCRYEPDINPTYAALADHYGTAIVPARVRHPKDKAKVEGGVLIAQRFILAGLRNRTFFSLAEANAAIRERLLLLNNRPFRKLPGCRQSRFEEIDLPAMLPLPETPYEYAQWKKARVHIDYHVELEGHFYSVPHRLVKEQVDVRYTETIVECFYKGNRVASHPKSSVQGKHTTTPEHMPKAHREFAEWTPERIISWAAQTGTATAQVVETILSRKAYPEHGFRSCMGIISLAKRYTKERLEAACERAVTIKGVTYRSIKSILENNLDQKALPKQMELLPVAHENIRGTDYYNDERKLYADTTDHREAELDETDSHG, encoded by the coding sequence ATGCGAAAGATACGAGAGATACTCCGCCTTGTTTGGTCGTGTAACCAGAGCCGGCGTGATACATCCAGGACCTGCGGTGTCGGCAAGAGCACCGTGGATGACACCATCAACCGGGCAGTCGCCGCCGGTTTTTCCTGGCCTTTGCCTGCCGATCTCGATGATGAAGCCCTTGAACTGCGCCTCTATCCCCCCGTTGTCAACCCAGCCTCCCGCAAGCTGCCCCAACCCGACTGGCGGGCTCTGCACGATGAACTTGTCAAACATAAGAAGCTCACCCTCATGCTGTTGTGGCAGGAGTACAAGGAGGGCGAACCCTCCGGTTACCAGTACAGCCAGTTCTGCGAACTGTACCGGCAATGGAGAAAGAAGCTCGACCGCTCCATGCGCCAGGAGCACCGTGCCGGCGAGAAGTTCTTTGTCGACTACAGTGGCCAGACGGTACCGGTTGTGGACGCCACCACCGGCGAGGTCCGGGACGCCCAGATGTTCGTGGGTGTCATGGGCGGCAGCAACCAGACCTATGCCGATGCCACTTGGACCCAGTCACTTGCAGACTGGACCGGATCCCATGTGCGGGCGTTCGGTTTTATGGACGCCGTCCCGCATTGCATCGTTCCCGACAACTTGCTCTCCGCCGTCACCAAGACCTGCCGCTATGAACCCGATATAAACCCCACCTATGCGGCACTTGCCGATCATTACGGCACCGCCATCGTTCCTGCCCGTGTACGCCATCCCAAGGATAAGGCCAAGGTCGAAGGGGGCGTGCTGATTGCCCAGCGTTTCATCCTGGCAGGCCTGCGCAACCGGACCTTCTTCAGCCTGGCCGAAGCCAATGCCGCCATTCGTGAACGCCTTCTCCTTCTGAACAACCGCCCCTTCAGGAAGCTGCCCGGATGCCGACAGAGCCGGTTCGAGGAGATTGACCTTCCGGCCATGCTGCCTTTACCGGAAACACCCTATGAGTATGCCCAGTGGAAGAAGGCCCGGGTGCACATCGATTACCATGTCGAACTGGAAGGGCACTTCTACAGCGTCCCGCATCGCCTGGTGAAGGAACAGGTGGATGTGCGTTACACCGAGACGATCGTCGAGTGCTTCTACAAGGGAAACCGGGTTGCCTCCCATCCCAAGTCATCTGTCCAGGGCAAACACACCACCACACCGGAGCATATGCCCAAAGCCCACCGTGAGTTCGCCGAGTGGACACCGGAGCGGATCATCTCCTGGGCCGCCCAGACCGGAACAGCGACGGCACAGGTGGTGGAAACCATTCTGTCACGCAAGGCATATCCCGAGCACGGCTTCCGATCCTGCATGGGGATCATCTCGCTTGCGAAGCGCTATACCAAAGAACGTCTGGAGGCGGCCTGTGAACGGGCAGTCACCATTAAAGGCGTCACCTACAGAAGCATCAAGTCGATCCTAGAGAACAACCTGGATCAGAAGGCGCTACCCAAACAGATGGAACTACTTCCGGTTGCCCACGAGAACATCAGGGGCACGGATTACTACAACGACGAAAGGAAACTGTATGCTGACACAACCGACCATCGAGAAGCTGAACTCGATGAAACTGACAGCCATGGCTAG
- a CDS encoding TSCPD domain-containing protein — MSPKTPRPASAPGYTIQRRSHCGKIFVTVTTQEGNPFEVFIRFGKAGGCGSAMADGIARLVSYGLRSGLEAQDAVKALSGISCHQGPKTCLNEVASAIRLVLKHLETGADLNSMIEEEEFATANAMEEVVFP, encoded by the coding sequence ATGAGTCCAAAAACACCACGCCCGGCCTCCGCACCGGGTTACACCATTCAGCGACGATCACACTGCGGCAAGATATTCGTGACCGTCACCACCCAGGAAGGGAACCCTTTCGAGGTCTTCATCCGCTTCGGCAAGGCAGGTGGATGCGGTTCGGCAATGGCCGACGGCATCGCCCGACTGGTCTCCTATGGGCTTCGGTCCGGACTGGAGGCTCAGGATGCGGTCAAGGCCCTGTCGGGCATTTCATGCCACCAGGGGCCGAAGACCTGCCTCAACGAAGTGGCATCGGCGATCAGGCTTGTATTGAAGCATCTGGAAACGGGTGCGGACTTGAACAGCATGATCGAGGAAGAGGAGTTTGCCACTGCGAACGCCATGGAGGAGGTTGTCTTCCCATGA